From one Cyprinus carpio isolate SPL01 chromosome B3, ASM1834038v1, whole genome shotgun sequence genomic stretch:
- the LOC109072803 gene encoding adhesion G protein-coupled receptor E3-like, translated as MVGPQVTLEKISRLETRSSAMDIDLIGIAKNNNERSAAVAFMSYNTMENLLKPDFFYTPKDTIKTMMSTVISATLPKTTNTKLTKPVNFTLRHIREFDPSGSLFCVYWNISEWIVDGCSVLKNHTTSSYTVCSCDHLSTFALIMQTSRRQSEVQNISSEH; from the exons ATGGTTGGACCACAAGTCACCTTAGAGAAAATCTCTCGACTTGAAACAAGAAGTTCTGCTATGGACATTGATCTCATTGGGATCGCCAAGAACAACAATGAAA GATCAGCCGCTGTGGCTTTCATGAGCTACAACACGATGGAGAATCTACTGAAGCCAGACTTCTTCTACACACCAAAGGACACGATTAAAACCATGATGTCCACTGTGATCTCAGCTACTCTTCCCAAAACCACCAACACTAAACTAACCAAACCAGTCAACTTCACCCTCAGACACATCAGA gagttTGATCCCAGCGGTTCTCTGTTCTGTGTGTACTGGAATATTAGCGAGTGGATTGTAGATGgttgttctgttttaaaaaacCACACCACCAGCAGCTACACTGTGTGTTCCTGTGATCATCTGTCCACATTCGCTCTCATCATGCAAACCAGCCGCCGTCAGTCAGAGGTACAGAACATTTCTAGTGAACACTGA